Below is a genomic region from Arcobacter sp. F2176.
TAGCATTTGAAGAACTTGGTATGGAAGCTATATATGAATTTGAGGTTAAAGACATGCCTGTTACTGTAGCTGTTGATACTGAGGGTACTTCTATTCACACTACTGGTCCTGCTAAGTGGAGAACTATTTAAAAATTTAGTACAAAGCGAGAAGCTTTGTACTATTTATTTAAAAAAACATATGGATTTTGAGCTACCATTTTTTTATGACAACTCTTTTTAGTTTCACCTTCATGTGAATGTGAATGACAAGAAGAACTTTTATCTCCTTTATGTTCTTTAACTATTTTTTGAAGTTCATCTATTGATAACTCTTTTAAACTATTAGTTGTATAGTTTTCTAATACCTCATTTGTAGTAACTCTATCATTACCTGCATACAATACTTTTATAGGCGTTTTAGAAATAGCTTCAAAAGGTTTAGAACCCATCTCTTTTATTACTATTGTATCTACGCCTTTTTCATTAAACCAATTAATAAGTTTTGAACCTTTTCCATATGGATTTTCTTCAACACTTAAATTTTTGCCATCAAAAAAAGCAAAATATTTTGCTTTACCAAACAGTGGTGATACCGCTGCATTTTCTTTATTTGTTTTTAGAGGGAATGTAATCATTTTATTGTCCTTTTTATATATTATTTTGTATTAAATCTATATTTTCTTTATATTATGTTCTATCAATTTAAAAGAAATATAAATCACCAGAGGCCAGGAAACAAGCCAAATAATTGAACTTAAATACTCCATTTTAACTCCTAATATTTATGAGTATGAGAATTTTCCATCTCATCTTTAGTTATTTTCACTTTGTCCATTTGATACCAAGCATAAGTTATATATGCCAAAACAAAAGGAACAATTAGTGAAACATAAGACATAGTAGTCAAAGTATAATGACTTCCTGAACTATTTTGAATAGTCAATGAACTTTGAATATCATAAAATGAAGGGTAATATGAAGTTCCATTTAATCCAACATTTAAAAATAAAGCCATTACAGTTAATACGATACCAACACCAGCTGTTTTGATACAACAAGTTTTATTAAAATGAATGGTCATAAAAACTGCAATTATAACCATCAACAAGCCTATTAAGAACATTCCTAAAACTATTGGCATTTCTACAAAATTATATAAATATTTGTACTCTTGATAATATACCAATCCATTATTATCATAAGCAAAACCACTTTTACTCAAAAGTAAATATAAGAAAATCAAAAAGAAAAATAGAAAAAAAAGCATATCAATTTTTATACTTCTTATTGCTCTTTGTTTTATGGTTTCATTATCAATATTATTTATAAAATATAAGGCTCCTGAAATTCTCACTAGAAAAAATAGTGCAAAACCTAAAGATAGATTAAATATATTACTTGCAGCTTCTAATCCTCTATATGAGCCATGCCAATGTGAGAAATTATTTGTATCCACACTAAAGCTTGAACCAGAAAAAAAAGTAGCTATTGCAATTCCTAATAAAATCACACCTACACTTCCATTTATAAAAAGGAACAACTCATAAACTTTTTGCCCTAAAAAATTATTAGCTTTTTTTCTAAATTCATAACTTACCGCTTGAATAATAAAACAAAATAAAATTGCCATCCATACCCAATACGCTCCACCAAAACTTGTAGAATAAAATAAAGGAAAAGCAGCAAAAAGTGCTCCACCAAAAAGTACTAATGTAGTAAAACCTAATTCCCATTTTCTACCAAGAGAATTTATAAGCATAGTTTTTAACGTCTCATCACCCTTTGATAATCTCCCCAATAGTGTTTGACCACCTTGAACAAACATAATAAAAGCAAATAAGCCACCTAAAAGTGAAATTATTATCCACCAATACTGTTGTAATTGAAGTAAAGTAAGATTTTCAAACATATTAATGTCCTCCCTCAAAACCAAGAGATATTTGTTTAAGCATAATCTTTATCTCAGCTACAAGAAGCAATGTAAATAAAACAGCAAACAGAAAAAAGGTTGCTTGTACACTTGTAGATGAGATATCAGTAACAGCAATTCCAACTGGCATCAAATTTTGTATAGCCCAAGGTTGTCTACCAACTTCAGCAACTATCCAGCCTGCTTCACTTGCAATATATCCTAAAGGAATAGAGACTATTGAAAATATTAAAAGAAGTTTATATTTTGATATCTCTCTTTTTATACTAAAAAATAAAATCAAAACAAAAAGAAGGAAAAACCATGTTCCAAGAGCTACCATTGTATGAAAAGAATAAAATGTAATTGCAACAGGAGGAACAACATCTTCTGGTTTTTTCAAATGTCCATACCCAAAGTATTTCATGTTTTTTTCTAAAATAGACTTACTTGTTAGCTGACTTACCATATCACCACTTTTTTTTGCTTCTTTGTACTCTTTTAGAGCATCAATTGCAATTTTTCCTTTTAGCATTTTTGACTTAACAGATTCGATACCATATTTTTCATTTCCATAAACCAAATCTTTTAAACCAGGAACAAAAGAATCTATATCATGAAAAGCCAAAAAAGAAAGGGCATAAGGAGCATTGATTTCAAATAAATAACTCTCTTCATCATTATTTAAATTCTTCTTAGGATTTAAAATACCAATACCTGTTATTCCAGCTTTCTCTTTACCCTCATATAAACCTTCCATTGCTGCTAATTTTACAGGTTGTTTTAAAGCAACTTGGTGGGCTGATTCATCTCCCGTTAATAAAATAAATATTGAAGTGATTAGTCCAAAAGTAGCACCAACTATCATTGATTTTTTTGCAAATTTGGTTTCTCTTTTTTTCAATAAAAACCAAGCAGATACTCCTACTACAAATAAAGAAGCCATAATATAACCACTTGAAATTGTGTGTAAAAATTTTGTTATGGCAACTGGAGATAAAATCACATCCCAAAAATTATTCATCTCATTTCTAACTGTATCTGGATTAAATTTTACTCCAACAGGATATTGCATCCAACCATTTGCTACTAAAATCCACAAAGCACTTAAATTTGAACCAATGGCTACAAGCCAAGTTGAAAGAAGATGAAATTTTTTACTTACCTTATCCCAACCAAAAAACATAACAGCAAAAAAAGTTGACTCCATAAAAAATGCCAAAAGTCCTTCTATTGCTAAAGGAGCGCCAAAAATATCTCCAACAAACCACGAATAATTTGCCCAATTAGTTCCAAATTCAAACTCCATAATAAGACCAGTTGCAACCCCTATAGCAAAGTTTATAGCAAATAATCCCATCCAGAATTTTGTTGTTTTTTTCCAAAATTCATCGCCAGTTTTTACATAAATAGTTTCCATAAAAGCTATGATAAATCCTAATCCTAAAGTTAATGGAACAAAAAGCCAATGATAAATAGCGGTTAATGCAAATTGAGCCCTAGACCAATCTACTAAATGTGCTTCCATATTTAGTCCTTTGTGATATTTTTATATACAAAATTTATTTTTTCTTTAGTGGTTTTATATTCACTATTTAATGATTTGTCATAAATATAAAAATTTAGAAGAGTTATAATTACAATTAATTTTATAATTATGATTTTCCATAAAGTTTTACCTATAGTTAGACTTTTAAAGCCATCAATATAAAATTTGAAGATTCTTAAATAATTGTACATTTCTTGATTCTTTAATAATTTAAACTTATTATTTTTTTGTAAGTATACAACTTAAATATTAATTTATTATAAATAATATTATTATCTAAGCTTATAATAAAAGAGAAAATATGCTATAAAATTTTATTTATTCACATGTCAAATTACTATTTTTATACCTTTAATACCTATTTTATAATATAATATATAAAATTATAAAAGTCTTGAAATGAAATTATCTAACTTAATCTTAAAAGCCATTTTTTACACAGCTATAATATCTACATTTCTTGCATTTACAATTAGTACATTTTTTGAATACAAAAATTTCTTAAAAGAAAGTGAACAAATTAGAAGTGATTTTATTAATCAAAAGAAAAATGAAATAAAGCGTGAAGTAAATAAGATGTATGACTATATATCATATAATGAAAAAAATATTAAAATAAAAACAAAAGAGAAATTAAGAAATAGAGTTAATGATGCTTATTTAATTGCTTACAAGATATATAATAAATACAAAAATACAAAAAATGAAAAAGAGATTCAATATCTTATAATAACTTCACTTGAGAATATTACTTATGAATCAGATACATACTTTTTTATTAATTCAAATCAAGGCCGAGCAATACTTTTTAATAAAAAATCTTATTTAGAAGATAATAAAGATATTTGGAATTTAAAAGATGAAAAAGGAAATTATTTTATCCAAAAACAAAGTAATATCGCTTTAAATAAAAAAGAGGGTTTTGTTGATAACTATTTTATCAAACCCAATACTGATGATAATAAATCATATGATAAATTGTCCTTTATTAAACTATTTGAACCATATAATTGGCATATAGGAATGGGGTTTTATATCGATGACCTTACTAAGGAGAGTAAAAATGAAGTATTAAAATATATTGCTTCAATTAGATATGGTAAAGATGGATATTTTTTCATTAACACTTTAGATAAAAAAGCACTAATTCACGATGGAAAAGAAGCCATTCCACCTATAGAATATCCAAATGAATCCCTGTTTAAAAAGCAACTAGAGGCATTAAAGAATCCTGATGGTGGATTTTTCTTTTATAAATTTAAAAAATTGAACTCTGCTGATGAAAAGTATGAAAAACTAGCATTTGTAAAAGAGTATGCAAAATGGAGATGGATTATTGGTACAGGTTCATATATGGATGAACTTGATAATGAATTATTAAAAAAACAAAATCAATTGAAAAATGCAATTTTTACAAAATCGAGTATTATTCTTTTAATATTTGTTTTTTTATTTATTCTTATTTACTTTGTATCTAAAAGAATAACCTCTTTTATTGAATCAAATATAATAAATTTAATTTCGCTTTTTAATTCAGCTTCTTCAAATCTGAAAAAAATAAATTTAGATAAATTTTCTTTTACAGAGTTTAGAACTATTGCAAAAAAACTAAACAAAACATTGAAACTTAGAAATAAAGCAGAAAAAAGAGTTCGAGACCTTTTAGAAATTGTTAATAAAAATGTAATCATATCAACTACAGATGCTAAAGGTAAAATAACAAGTGCTAATGATTCATTTTGTAAAATATCTGGGTATGCAGAAGAAGAGTTAATAGGTAAATCACATAATATAGTTCGTCACCCTGGTATTCCAAAAGAGACTTATAAACAGATGTGGAAAGCTTTATTAAATGGTAATATTTGGGAAGGTGAATTAAAAAATAAAAATAAAAATGGTGAAATATATTGGGTAAAAATAACTATTTATCCAACTTATCATAAAGGGAAAATAAAAGGTTATACAGGAATAAAACAAAATATAACAGATAAAAAGAGAGTTGAATATCTATCAATAACAGATGAGCTAACACAAACATACAACAGAAGATACTTTAATACAAAAATTGAAGAAGAAATAAACAGAGCAAAAAGAAATAACTATTTTCTTGCTTTTATTATGTTAGATATTGATTACTTTAAACTTTATAATGACACGTATGGACATCAAAAAGGAGATGAAGCGCTTGTAAAAGTTTCTGAAATATTAATTAAAAATACTGCAAGAGCAAGTGATTTTGCATTTAGATTAGGAGGAGAAGAGTTTGGGATTCTTTTCTCATATAAAAATGAAGAAGAATCCTTAGCATATGCAAATTCAATTAAAAATGAAATTGAAGCTTTAAGAATTGAACATAAAGCGAATAAAATAAGTCCTTACTTAACTATTTCAATTGGATTAGTTGTTACAAAAGGAGAAAAACTTCAAAGTGCTGATAGTGTTTATAAATTAGTCGATGAAGCACTTTATAAAGCAAAAGAAACTGGTAGAAATAAGGTATGTATAAGTATTTAAGAATTATTTTCTTAAATACTTTAAAGCCGTGGCAATAATATCATCATCATCTTTACTTGGAGATTTGATTGTCTCTTTTGTATCATCATTTTTAGTGAAAGTTACATTCATCTCGTAACTTGATACCGTTTTTATCTCTTTTTGTAAAGCTAAAACTTTTATCATAATTAGTTCTAAAAACTGTTTTGTTGGAGTATCTGGTTTCCCAAATCTATCTTCCATCTCTTCTTCAATTTCATAAATAGCTTCTTTTGATTTTGCTTTTCCAAGTCGTCTATAAAGTTCAAGTCTTACTCTATCTTCTACTATGTAATCACTTGAAATAAACGCAGAAATAGCAAGTTTTATATCTACTATTTGACTCTCTTCTTTTGATTCTCCACTAAGTGTTGCTAAGGTATCTTCTAACATCTTAAGATATAGCCCATAACCTATTTGTTTGATATGTCCACTTTGAGCTTCACCTATGATATTACCACCACCTCTTATTTCTAAGTCTTGGTGAGCTAAGGCTGTTCCACTTCCTAAGTATGAGTTCGACTCTAAAGCCAATAATCTTTTTATGGCATCACTTGTGATTTTTTTCTTATCTTCCACTATAAAATAACAAAAACCTTCTTTATGCCCTCGCCCTACTCTTCCTCTTAGTTGATGTAAATCTGCTATTCCAAATCTATCTGCACCATCAATTATCATAGAGTTTGCATTTGGCAAGTGAAGTCCTGATTCTACTATTGAAGTTGCAAGTAAAATATCAAATTTACCATCGTTGAAATCTTCGATTAATTTTTCAGCTTTTACTTGTGTAATTTTTGAGTGAATCATCTCAATTTTTATATTTGGAATAAGATCTTCCATATCTGCTTTTTTTGCTTCCATTGAGGCAATATTATTATGCACATAAAAAAGCTGTCCACCTCTTCTTTTTTCCCTTAAAACTATCTCTTTTATAAGTTTTTCATCAAACTCTTTTACATAAGATCTAACACCTAATCTCTCAGTTGGAGGAGTTAAAAGTGAACTCATACCTTTTAGTTTTGACAAGGCTAAGTTTAGAGTTCGTGGAATTGGAGTTGCACTCATTGAAAAAATATGAACATCTTCTCTTAGTTCTTTTAATTTCTCTTTTTGTTTTACACCAAACTTGTGTTCTTCATCAATCACAACCAAAGCTAAATCTTTTGTTTTAATATCAAGTAAAGAGTGAGTTCCAACTACTAAATCTATATCTCCACTTTCTAATGCTTTTTTAACATAAGTTTTTTCTTTTGCAGTTGTTTTTCCATCAAGTTGAGCCATTCTTATCCCAAATCCATCAAACCTTTTTTTCATACTATGAAAATGTTGAGAAGCCAACAAAGTAGTAGGACATACAAAAAGAGCTTGATATCCATCTAAGATAACTGCTAAAAGTGCATTCATCGCAACTTCTGTTTTACCAAAACCAACATCACCAGAAAGTAATCTATCCATCACTTTTCCACTACTTAAATCATCAAAGAGTTCATTTATACTTCTTTTTTGATCTTTAGTATAATCAAAACCGGCACTAGTGCTAAAATCTTTTAATATCTTTTTATCACAATTTATTTTTATGCCATTTACAAGTTCTCTTGCAGCTGCTAATTTTATAATATCATTTGCAATTGCAAAAAGTCTATCTTTTACTTTATCTTTTAGTTTTGCAAAACTTCCCTTACCAAGTGTATCAACAACAGCATAAGAACTACCATCTGCCACATACCTATCTATTAAATCTATATTTTCAACTGGTATTAAAAGTTTATCTTCATTTGCATATGCAACTATTACAAAATCTCTTTTTGCACCCATTACAACAACAGGTTCTATTCCTTTATACTGTCCAATACCATGTTGTTCATGAACTACATAGTCATTTACAAGAAGTTCATCAAGTACAAGCTTAATTTTCTTTTTTCTTTTTTTCTTTATCTCTTTGTTAAGTGATATAATGACCTCATCATCACTTACTAAATTTATAATATATGGTTCAAAAACATACTTGATATTTTTATCACTTAGTTCTAAATCAAAGCTTTTTACCTTAGCTTCAGTACTTGAAATGATTATATGTTTTTTACCTTCATGAAAACTCAAAAACTCTTTTATATTTGCAGGTTCTATTTTTTGGTATTTTTTCGCTTTTGGTATTTTCGGTAGAGTTAAAAACTTCTCTTTATCGATTCTTTTTGCTTCAAAGATATATGCTTCATCAAGTTCATCAAGGGCAGTATAAGTAATATATGAAGTAAACTTAGAAGGCAAATACTCTCCCAAATCATCCAAATACCAAAACCCTAAAGAGTGAATATCTTTTATAAAAGCATCACTTTGTACAGTTTCAAGCTCTTCATTTATCCTATTTATCTCTTCTTCATTCAAAGCTAAAAATGCAGGAGTAATATTAAAAAAGTCTATCTCTTCTTTTGATGATTTTTGATCTTCAATATCAAACTCTCTGATACTTTCAACCTCATCATCAAACAAACTTACTCTAAAACCTTTATTTGCTCCTAAAGGACAAATATCAAGTATATCACCTCGAAGAGAGACTTCTCCCTCACTTGTAACAATATCTACAAAATAATATCCCCAATTGTAAAGTTTATCTTTTAATTTATCCAAATCAATAGTTGAAGCAAACTCTATTTTAAAAGAGTCAAAACACTTCTCAACTGGCATTTTATATGAAGCTGTTCGTAAGGGTACAACTAGAACTTTATTCTCTTTCTTATAAGAGTAAAACTCATTTAAAGTTTTTGTGATATTTTGTAATTCTTCTGAAAAAGAGAGTAAGTCATCTCCAAAATTTGCTCTAAAATCAGCTAATACAAAAGGTTTTTTTTGATTATAAGATAATACATCAGAGGCTTCTTGTGCCTCTTTATCATCACTTACTATTAAAAGTTTACATTCATTTTTCTCTTTAAAAAATTCAAATAAGCCGTTCAATACTACTTAACCTCTTCAAAATCATTTGTAGTTTTGTCATAAGTATATGGAGGGTATGGTGTTTCATTAAGTAAAAAAACCATATTACAAGAGTCAAACTCGGTTTTTTGTAAACCTTTTTTAAATACTTCTAAAATATATGCTTTTGTAGAAAATGTTGTTGTACTTGAAATCCCAGTATAAACAAACTCTTCCTCTGGAACTATTTTAAATCCCTCTTTTTTTAAGTGCTTTTCAAACTTCTCTTTATCTTTTAAATTTTCTACTTCTAATATAACTACTAATTCAATATTTTCCAATTTATCTCCTAAAGGTACTACTTTAAAATAATTCATACTATTTTTTTTAAAAAGTATTGTATTTAAATAAGCATTAATTTGAGGTTTAAAATTTAAAACAAGGGAAGAATAAAACTTCCTTTTATAATTATTCTTTTAAATTTTAAATATAATTATAATTATGCATATATTTTTTATATATATTAAATTAAACTTATTAAAAGGAATCTACAATGAGGAAAAAATCTAGTTTTGGAAAGAAACTCCTAATAAAAATACTTGGAACCGTTTTTGTTGTTTTAACTCTTGCTTCACTTGCAATTGTTAACTTTTCTTATAAAGCTGCACAAAAAGATGCAGAAGCATTTAGAGAAACATTTGCTTCAAAAAATGCAATTGAAATTAAAAGCGAACTTGATACAGCAATTTCTGTTGCACAAGCTTTTGCCGCTAGAATAGAATCATCTGCAGTTAATAATACACAAATAGACAAAGATGAAATAATTTCTTTGCAAAAATCTATTTTAAATGAAAATAAAACTATTAATAGCATTTGGTATAGTCCTAAATATGGAGAAAAACTAACTCCTAAAATAGAAAATCCCCAAGCTGGAACTGTATATGATAAGCTTGGAATTTTTCATCCATTTACTTCAAAATCAAAAAATGGAATAGTAGTTGCTTCAGGTGCTCCTTATGATGAATCAAAAGGATGGATTAAAGGACCTAAAGATGCTGGTAAGCCTTTTATAACAGCACCATACTATTGGAAAATTGATGGAGTTGAAGAATTATTTATAACAGTTGGTATTCCTATGTATAAAGATGGAGAATTTATTGGTTCTGCTGGAATTGATTTTCTTTTAAAAGGTTTATCAGACTTAGCTTCTCGTGTCAAATTATATGAAAATGGATATGGTTTTATTGTTGATAATAATGGAATAATAATAGGGCATCCAAAAGAAGAAGTTCAAAATAAGAAACTACTTGATATTGTCAAAAATGATAAAGATTATGTAGAGATGCTTGAAAAGAGTAAAAAAGGAGAGAATTATTTCTTCTTTAAAGATTCATTTATCACTGGGCAAACATCGGTTTATTATTCTCAACCATTTAATGTGAAAGATACAGGTACAAATTGGACTTTTGTTATCTCTGCTCCAAAAGAAGAGTACCTTGCAAATGCTAATTTTATTAGAAATATATCAATCATATCTTCGCTAATAAGTCTAATTATAATTGCAATAATTATTCTACTTTCAATTAAACAATTAAATATTTACCTTAAAAAAATATCATTTGGCTTAGAAAGTTTTTTTGAATTCTTAAATACAAAAAAATCTGCAACAAAAGAGATTGATATAAATACGACATGTGAATTTGGAAGAATGGCTCACTCTATTAACGAAAATGTAGAAAAAATAAAAACATCTACACAACAAGATATGGCTCTAATTGATGATGTTAAAGGTATCGCAAGTACTATTACTCAAGGAAAATTTGATAGTAGAGTAACAAAAATAACTTCTACTGATTCATTAAATGAATTAAAAGATATTTTAAATCATATGTTAGAACAATTGGAAAATCAAGTTGGTAAAGATATAAATAAAATTATTCATACCCTAGAGAGTTATTCAAATAGAGATTTTACGATAAAACTTGGAGCTAATTCTGGTAAGATAGGTAAAGAAATTATTCACATGAATGAAATGATTACAAAAATGTTACAAGATAGTCAAGAAGATGGTGTTTCTTTAAAACAAAGTGCTGATAATCTATCAAATAGTGTTAGAACAATTAGTAGCAATGCAACTAAACAAGCTGCGTCATTAGAAGAAACAGCTGCTTCAATTGAAGAAATTACAAGTAATATTGAACAAACAAATATTAAAGCACAACAGATGCATTCAATATCAAATGAGACAAAAGATTCAGCTACTAAAGGTAAACAATTAGCAACAGATACAGCAACTTCCATGGATGATATAAATAATACAGTGCTAAATATAAGTGAAGCTATAACTATGATTGATCAAATAGCATTTCAAACAAATATTTTATCTCTAAATGCAGCAGTTGAAGCTGCAACTGCAGGAGAAGCTGGAAAAGGTTTTGCAGTTGTTGCACAAGAAGTGAGAAACTTAGCTTCAAGAAGTGCAGAAGTTGCAAAAGATATAAAAAATTTAGTTGAAACTGCTACAGAAAAAGCTAATAATGGTAAAAATATTAGTTCTAATATGATTGAAGGATTTACTACTTTAGAAAATAGAATTATAGAAACGAGTAACTTAATCAATGATGTTGCAGCAGCGGCAAACGAACAAAACTTAGGAATACAACAAATTGCAGATGCAGTTAATATGTTAGACAAAGTTACACAAGAAAATGCAGCTATTGCAGAAGAAACAAATGATATTGCAAAGAAAACTAAAGAGATATCTGACAATGTTGTTATAGGAGTAAATAAAAATAATTTTAATGGTAAGAATTTAGCTTAATATTTATTCTAAATTTTTACAGTAAGCTTATGTGAAAAACACTTATAAAAAAGTGTTATTCACATTTATATAAATACTACCTTACTGTAGTTGAAACTAATCCAATAAGACCGCCAAAGACTCCACCCCAAACAACTAACCAGCCAAGGTGCTCTTTAATCATCTTTTGAACAATCTCTTTAACCATCACAGGAGTTAATTCTTCTAGTCTACTATTTACTATTAAGCTAACCTTCTCATAAATGTCATCACTGATATTTGATGTGCCTAAACTTTCGTGTAAAGAGTTTTGAAAAGATTCATTCTTTGAAATAGTAACAATGGCACCTTTTAGTTTCCCTACAAAAGGCTCTTTTAAAGGCTCTAAAGCAGACTCTCCTCCAAATATTCCTAACATATTTCCAAATGGAGATTCTAAAACTGCTTGTTTTAGTGAGTCAAAAGCTGGTGTAAAATTTGTTTTTTCTAATATTGGAGATAAGTCAAAATTTGATTTTTTTGAAGTAAGCTCTTCTTCAAAGAATTTTTGCAAATTTTCTTTTGTAAAGAATTGTTCCATTATTAAAGAATGAATTCCTTTTTTGAACTCTTCAAATCTATTTTCAACGACACCAGAACCATATAAAAAAGGAACTTTTTCAAAAAGCATATGAATTGCTAGAGCATTTGTTATAGCTCCACTTAAAGCAAAAAGTCCCACCATAAAAAGCATATCTTGTTTTAAAACAAAACCTAAAATAACTACCAATAAAGATAATAAATTTGTAACTAATGATTTGTTCAAAAACCTCTCCTTTAACTTTTTTGTGGAGTTTACCATAAACAAACAAAAGAAAAAAGAAAAAAAAGAGTAACCATCATGTAATCATTTAAATATAAAATATCAAATAACAAAAGGACACAAATGGTTAATGTAAAAAAAGAGATAAAGAAAAAATTTCCAAAGCTTGATTTAGAATCATCTTTTATAAATAAATCTTTAATTTCACTTGCAAAAAAAGTAGTACATGAAGACTCTATTAATGAGTTTTTACAAACAAATGCCCACAAAAAAGGTTTTGAATTTGTAGATGCTGTTTTAGATAATTTTGATTTTGACTATACTGTTTCTAGTAATGATATACAAAATATACCAAGTTCTGGGAAAGTGGTAATCATAGCAAATCATCCTTTAGGGGGATTAGATGCTTTATGTTTATTGAAACTTGTAGGAAAAGTTAGAAAAGATGTAAAGATTGTTGCAAATGATTTTTTAGCGGGAATTGAAGCACTTAGTTCTTTATTTGTACCAATTGATAATTATAAAAGAAGACAAAGTAAAAAAGATATCAAAGCTATCTATGATGCACTAAATAATGATGAAGCTATCATAATCTTTCCAGCAGGTGAAGTTAGCCGAGCAACACCAAAAGGAATAAAAGATCCAGTATGGAGTAAAGGTTTTTTAAGTTTTGCACAACATTGTAATGCACCGATTTTACCAATATTAGTTGATGGTAAAAACTCTAAAATATTTTATACAATTTCTATCTTGAATAAGACATTTTCAACTCTGCTTTTATCCCATGAAATGTTTAAAAAAAAATCAAAAAGAATAAGTATAAAAATTGGTGAGATTATTCCAACAGAAAATATTATGCCAAAAGGAATAGATAAAAAATATCTTTTAACTTTATACAAAAAACACTTATATGCACTAAGAAAAGGTAAAAGATCTTTTTTTGTAACTCAAAAGGCAATTGCTCACCCTGAGAGTAGACAAGACATCATGAATGAATTAAAAAATTCAAAGATTATTGGGGAAACTTCAGATGGTAAGGTTATATATTTATATAACTATACTGATGATTCAATTGTCTTAA
It encodes:
- a CDS encoding NifB/NifX family molybdenum-iron cluster-binding protein, giving the protein MITFPLKTNKENAAVSPLFGKAKYFAFFDGKNLSVEENPYGKGSKLINWFNEKGVDTIVIKEMGSKPFEAISKTPIKVLYAGNDRVTTNEVLENYTTNSLKELSIDELQKIVKEHKGDKSSSCHSHSHEGETKKSCHKKMVAQNPYVFLNK
- a CDS encoding cytochrome ubiquinol oxidase subunit I; amino-acid sequence: MEAHLVDWSRAQFALTAIYHWLFVPLTLGLGFIIAFMETIYVKTGDEFWKKTTKFWMGLFAINFAIGVATGLIMEFEFGTNWANYSWFVGDIFGAPLAIEGLLAFFMESTFFAVMFFGWDKVSKKFHLLSTWLVAIGSNLSALWILVANGWMQYPVGVKFNPDTVRNEMNNFWDVILSPVAITKFLHTISSGYIMASLFVVGVSAWFLLKKRETKFAKKSMIVGATFGLITSIFILLTGDESAHQVALKQPVKLAAMEGLYEGKEKAGITGIGILNPKKNLNNDEESYLFEINAPYALSFLAFHDIDSFVPGLKDLVYGNEKYGIESVKSKMLKGKIAIDALKEYKEAKKSGDMVSQLTSKSILEKNMKYFGYGHLKKPEDVVPPVAITFYSFHTMVALGTWFFLLFVLILFFSIKREISKYKLLLIFSIVSIPLGYIASEAGWIVAEVGRQPWAIQNLMPVGIAVTDISSTSVQATFFLFAVLFTLLLVAEIKIMLKQISLGFEGGH
- a CDS encoding DUF4492 domain-containing protein, yielding MYNYLRIFKFYIDGFKSLTIGKTLWKIIIIKLIVIITLLNFYIYDKSLNSEYKTTKEKINFVYKNITKD
- a CDS encoding fumarate hydratase C-terminal domain-containing protein translates to AFEELGMEAIYEFEVKDMPVTVAVDTEGTSIHTTGPAKWRTI
- the cydB gene encoding cytochrome d ubiquinol oxidase subunit II; protein product: MFENLTLLQLQQYWWIIISLLGGLFAFIMFVQGGQTLLGRLSKGDETLKTMLINSLGRKWELGFTTLVLFGGALFAAFPLFYSTSFGGAYWVWMAILFCFIIQAVSYEFRKKANNFLGQKVYELFLFINGSVGVILLGIAIATFFSGSSFSVDTNNFSHWHGSYRGLEAASNIFNLSLGFALFFLVRISGALYFINNIDNETIKQRAIRSIKIDMLFFLFFFLIFLYLLLSKSGFAYDNNGLVYYQEYKYLYNFVEMPIVLGMFLIGLLMVIIAVFMTIHFNKTCCIKTAGVGIVLTVMALFLNVGLNGTSYYPSFYDIQSSLTIQNSSGSHYTLTTMSYVSLIVPFVLAYITYAWYQMDKVKITKDEMENSHTHKY
- a CDS encoding cache domain-containing protein, whose protein sequence is MKLSNLILKAIFYTAIISTFLAFTISTFFEYKNFLKESEQIRSDFINQKKNEIKREVNKMYDYISYNEKNIKIKTKEKLRNRVNDAYLIAYKIYNKYKNTKNEKEIQYLIITSLENITYESDTYFFINSNQGRAILFNKKSYLEDNKDIWNLKDEKGNYFIQKQSNIALNKKEGFVDNYFIKPNTDDNKSYDKLSFIKLFEPYNWHIGMGFYIDDLTKESKNEVLKYIASIRYGKDGYFFINTLDKKALIHDGKEAIPPIEYPNESLFKKQLEALKNPDGGFFFYKFKKLNSADEKYEKLAFVKEYAKWRWIIGTGSYMDELDNELLKKQNQLKNAIFTKSSIILLIFVFLFILIYFVSKRITSFIESNIINLISLFNSASSNLKKINLDKFSFTEFRTIAKKLNKTLKLRNKAEKRVRDLLEIVNKNVIISTTDAKGKITSANDSFCKISGYAEEELIGKSHNIVRHPGIPKETYKQMWKALLNGNIWEGELKNKNKNGEIYWVKITIYPTYHKGKIKGYTGIKQNITDKKRVEYLSITDELTQTYNRRYFNTKIEEEINRAKRNNYFLAFIMLDIDYFKLYNDTYGHQKGDEALVKVSEILIKNTARASDFAFRLGGEEFGILFSYKNEEESLAYANSIKNEIEALRIEHKANKISPYLTISIGLVVTKGEKLQSADSVYKLVDEALYKAKETGRNKVCISI